ATAAGACCGTGGATGCGCTGATGAAACTCGATCTCGCCGCCGGCGTGGACGTTCAGATCAAGCTCAGTTAACAACCAACGATACGAATCAGCTCAAGGGTTGCAGCCATGTCAGTCGGAATAGTCGGTCGCAAAGCGGGAATGACGCGCATCTTCACGGAAGACGGTGTTTCCATTCCTGTCACCGTCATCGAGGTGGAGAACAACCGCATCACGCAGGTGAAGGATGAGGAGACCGATGGTTATCGAGCCCTCCAGATCACCTGGGGTGCGCGCCGTGCCAGCCGCGTCAACAAGTCCGCCGTCGGTCATTTTGCCAAGGCCGGGGTGGAGGCGGGGCGGGGAATGCGGGAATTCCGCCTCGAGGCCGACGACGGCGGCGAGTTCGAGGTCGGGCAGGAGATCAAGGTCTCGCGTTTCGAGGCCGGCCAGAAGGTGGATGTTTCCGGCACCAGCAAGGGCAAGGGCTTCGCGGGCGTGGTGAAACGCCACCATTTCCGTACCCAGGACGCCACCCATGGCAATTCGTTGTCTCACCGGGCGCCCGGATCCATCGGCCAGAACCAGTCTCCCGGGCGCGTGTTCAAGGGCAAGAAGATGGCGGGGCAGCTCGGTAACGTGAAGCGCACCACCCAGAATCTCGAGGTGGTGCGGGTCGACGAGGAACGCAATCTGCTTCTCATCAGGGGGGCCGTACCGGGTGCCACCGGCTGCGACGTCGTGGTTTGTCCGGCGGTCAAGGCCTGAGTAACAACAAGAGGTTTAGGTTAATGGATCTGGCTGTCAAGAATTCAAGCGGCGAAAGCGCCGGCACCGTGAGCGTGAGCGATACGGCCTTCGGTGCCGCCTACAACGGCGTGATGGTCCATCAGGTGGTGACGGCGTATCTGGCCGGCGCCCGCTCGGGCACCAAGGCCCAGAAGAATCGCGCCGCGGTGGCCGGTGGCGGGGCCAAGCCCTGGCGCCAGAAAGGCACGGGACGGGCGCGGGCCGGTACCATCCGCAGTCCGTTGTGGCGTGGCGGTGGTGTGACCTTCGCGGCCCAGCCGCGCAACTACGACCAGAAGGTCAACCGCAAGATGTATCGGGGCGCCCTGCGCTCGATCCTGTCGGAGTTGGTGCGCCAGGAACGCCTGGTGGTGGTGGAGTCCTTCGACCTGGATGCGCCCAAGACCAAGGCCCTGGTGGCGCAACTCGACAGGCTCGGCCTGCGTGACGTGCTGGTGGTGGTGGCGGCCGAGGCCGACAACCTGCAACTGGCGGCGCGTAACCTGCACAAGGTGGACGTGCGGGCGGCGGCGGCGGTCGACCCCTACAGCCTGGTGGCCTTCGACACGGTGCTCGTCACCGCGGCGGCTCTGAAAAAGCTCGAGGAGCGTGTGGCATGAACTTGCAAGAACAACGTCTGATGAAGGTTCTGCTCTCGCCCCATGTGTCGGAGAAGGGCACGCGCTGCGCCGATGCCCACGGCCAGGTGGTGTTCCGGGTCATGCCCGATGCCACCAAGCCGGAGGTCAAGGCCGCGGTGGAGAAGCTCTTCAAGGTGGACGTGGAAGGCGTGCAGATCGTCAATATGAAGGGCAAGCGTAAGTCTTTCAGCCGCATCTCCGGTCGGCGCGCCGACTGGAAGAAGGCATACGTCAAGCTCAAGGCCGGCCAGGACATCGATTTCCTGGGCGGCGACTAAGCGCAGTAGAGGAACAGCCAGATGCCCATCGTAAAGGCCAAACCAACTTCTGCGGGACGCCGGTTCGTCGTCAAGGTCGCGGATCCGTCCCTCCATAAGGGAGAGCCTCACGGCGCCCTCGTCTCGAAGAAGACCCGGGGCGGAGGTCGCAACAATCATGGCCGCATCACGGTGCGTCACGTCGGCGGCGGCCACAAGCAGCGCTACCGCATAGTCGACTTCAAACGCGACAAGGACGGTATCGCCGGACGAATCGAGCGTCTGGAGTATGATCCGAACCGCAGTGCCCGGTTGGCGTTGGTGCTTTATGCGGATGGCGAGCGTCGCTACATCATCGCACCGCGGGGCGCCGAGGTGGGCGCGCCCGTGATGTCCGGAGTGGAGGCCCCCATCAAGGCCGGAAACTGCCTGCCCCTGCGCAATATCCCGGTGGGCTCCGTCGTGCATTGCGTCGAGCTCAAGCCCGGAAAAGGCGCCCAGATGGCCCGTTCCGCCGGGGCCGGCGTGCAGTTACTGGCCCGCGAGGGCGGCTACGCGACTCTCAGGCTCAGGTCCGGAGAGATGCGACGGGTGCCCACGGAATGTCGCGCCACCATAGGCGAGGTGGGTAACAGCGAGCACGCCTTGCGCAAGCTGGGCAAGGCCGGCGCGAAGCGCTGGCGGGGCGTGCGTCCCACGGTGCGTGGTGTGGCCATGAACCCGGTCGACCATCCCCACGGTGGTGGCGAGGGCCGCACATCCGGCGGCCGTCACCCGGTGACGCCCTGGGGTGTGTCCACCAAGGGTCACAAGACGCGCAAGAACAAGCGTACCGATAAATTCATTGTCCGTCGGCGCAGCAACAAGCGTTAAGTCGGCAAGAGGTCATATAAAGTGCCACGTTCAATCAAGAAAGGCCCATTCGTAGACCACCACTTGGCTAAGAAGGTGGAAGAGGCCCAGGAAACCAACAGCAAGCGACCCATCAAGACCTGGTCGCGCCGCTCCCTGGTGCTGCCTGACATGGTCGGTCTGACCATTGCCATCCACAACGGCAGACAGCATGTGCCGGTTCTCATCACGGAGAACATGGTGG
The Gammaproteobacteria bacterium DNA segment above includes these coding regions:
- the rplC gene encoding 50S ribosomal protein L3, which encodes MSVGIVGRKAGMTRIFTEDGVSIPVTVIEVENNRITQVKDEETDGYRALQITWGARRASRVNKSAVGHFAKAGVEAGRGMREFRLEADDGGEFEVGQEIKVSRFEAGQKVDVSGTSKGKGFAGVVKRHHFRTQDATHGNSLSHRAPGSIGQNQSPGRVFKGKKMAGQLGNVKRTTQNLEVVRVDEERNLLLIRGAVPGATGCDVVVCPAVKA
- the rplD gene encoding 50S ribosomal protein L4, which gives rise to MDLAVKNSSGESAGTVSVSDTAFGAAYNGVMVHQVVTAYLAGARSGTKAQKNRAAVAGGGAKPWRQKGTGRARAGTIRSPLWRGGGVTFAAQPRNYDQKVNRKMYRGALRSILSELVRQERLVVVESFDLDAPKTKALVAQLDRLGLRDVLVVVAAEADNLQLAARNLHKVDVRAAAAVDPYSLVAFDTVLVTAAALKKLEERVA
- the rplW gene encoding 50S ribosomal protein L23 — protein: MQEQRLMKVLLSPHVSEKGTRCADAHGQVVFRVMPDATKPEVKAAVEKLFKVDVEGVQIVNMKGKRKSFSRISGRRADWKKAYVKLKAGQDIDFLGGD
- the rplB gene encoding 50S ribosomal protein L2 encodes the protein MPIVKAKPTSAGRRFVVKVADPSLHKGEPHGALVSKKTRGGGRNNHGRITVRHVGGGHKQRYRIVDFKRDKDGIAGRIERLEYDPNRSARLALVLYADGERRYIIAPRGAEVGAPVMSGVEAPIKAGNCLPLRNIPVGSVVHCVELKPGKGAQMARSAGAGVQLLAREGGYATLRLRSGEMRRVPTECRATIGEVGNSEHALRKLGKAGAKRWRGVRPTVRGVAMNPVDHPHGGGEGRTSGGRHPVTPWGVSTKGHKTRKNKRTDKFIVRRRSNKR
- the rpsS gene encoding 30S ribosomal protein S19, whose translation is MPRSIKKGPFVDHHLAKKVEEAQETNSKRPIKTWSRRSLVLPDMVGLTIAIHNGRQHVPVLITENMVGHKLGEFAITRTFRGHAADRKAKR